A stretch of the Dechloromonas sp. TW-R-39-2 genome encodes the following:
- a CDS encoding HD-GYP domain-containing protein, producing the protein MIKKIPVHLLEPGMYVSDFNAGWLNHPFAFNSMLINSEADLAKVRAAGIRELFIDTDRGRDVGDGVPTAAEASRESAEQLDRMATTSRPVVAEARVSLAEEMNRAHVAYGEATRVIRNLMDDIRLGHQVELASTRPTVERIVASVMRNSNAMMTMRRLKSLDDYTFLHSVSVCAMLVTFSKVVDLEMNAIHDLALGALVHDVGKMRVAQAVLNKPARLSEEEYRHMKSHVVLGSDYIRQLPGIPALALEPLELHHERYDGSGYPRGLKGDEISQVGRMSGIVDVYDAITSDRVYRKGMSPAAAVQKLFEWSKFHFDPALTQVFVKSVGIYPVGTLVRLESGRLGVVIEQSDAHLLTPRVRVMYDAKRMHYIAPEVVDLSRPMGAGGADRIVGYEIPDKLGIDVSRFLL; encoded by the coding sequence ATGATCAAGAAAATCCCTGTCCATCTGCTTGAGCCTGGCATGTATGTCAGCGACTTCAATGCGGGCTGGCTGAACCATCCGTTTGCTTTCAACAGCATGCTGATCAACAGCGAGGCTGATCTTGCCAAGGTCAGGGCGGCGGGTATCCGTGAGCTCTTCATTGACACGGACCGAGGGCGGGATGTCGGCGATGGTGTACCCACGGCGGCCGAAGCTTCTCGCGAAAGTGCCGAACAGCTTGACCGGATGGCAACGACCAGTCGTCCCGTGGTTGCCGAGGCGAGAGTTTCGCTGGCTGAGGAAATGAATCGCGCTCACGTGGCATACGGCGAGGCGACCCGCGTCATTCGCAATTTGATGGATGACATCCGTCTCGGCCATCAGGTCGAACTGGCTTCGACCCGACCGACGGTTGAAAGAATCGTCGCCTCGGTCATGCGCAACAGCAATGCGATGATGACCATGCGCCGGCTGAAAAGCCTGGATGACTACACCTTTCTCCACTCGGTCAGCGTCTGCGCCATGCTGGTCACCTTCTCGAAGGTGGTCGATCTGGAAATGAACGCCATCCACGATCTGGCGCTCGGTGCACTGGTCCATGACGTGGGCAAGATGCGTGTCGCGCAGGCTGTGCTCAATAAGCCCGCGCGTCTGTCGGAAGAAGAATATCGGCACATGAAATCGCACGTTGTCCTCGGCTCCGACTATATCCGGCAGTTGCCGGGCATTCCGGCGCTGGCGCTTGAGCCGCTGGAGTTGCACCACGAACGCTATGACGGCAGTGGTTATCCACGCGGCCTGAAAGGCGATGAAATTTCGCAGGTTGGCCGGATGTCGGGCATTGTCGATGTCTATGATGCGATTACTTCCGACCGGGTGTACCGCAAGGGCATGTCGCCTGCCGCTGCTGTCCAGAAACTCTTCGAGTGGAGCAAGTTTCACTTCGATCCGGCATTGACCCAGGTTTTCGTCAAGAGCGTCGGGATTTACCCTGTCGGGACGCTGGTCCGGCTGGAAAGCGGGCGTCTTGGGGTGGTGATCGAGCAGTCCGATGCGCATTTGCTGACGCCACGCGTCCGGGTCATGTACGATGCAAAACGCATGCACTACATTGCGCCGGAGGTGGTAGATCTTTCGCGGCCAATGGGTGCAGGCGGGGCGGACCGGATCGTCGGTTACGAGATACCGGACAAACTGGGCATCGACGTCTCACGCTTTTTGCTTTAG
- a CDS encoding EAL domain-containing protein, whose product MEVHPQHELSGPLRVLLIEGEGEPWLAILRDNGYIVHFRRHDRRADIEAALTAETWDLILLSCDLPDLTPTQAMDLLRRMVPTTPVVLTIERGSTTFPGDVLEGGARDFAFKSNPTRLLAAIRRECPGLMLRRVSDRRGGAHGSSAHIDEGEARFMQLASNSPECYWLVDAETQRVTYVSKAYEQIWGHRVESLYADNQDWYTFVHEEDRQRLSDAMHVHRLGGMDLNFRVLRPGEQIRWLHARNFAVRDEEGLIVSVGGIASDVTRLLGDHKQVHDFAHFDALTALPNQLMFYDQARRLIALAKRKKLPVGLVVIDLDRFHDVNQMLGRTSGDEFLRQVAGRLGESLRESDILGRLGGDVFSILLPDVSDSAQAGIVVRRLIETLTQPVCIEGHEIFATASVGVVFHPQDGHDTHELVSNAEIAMRHAKSLGRNGFQFYSAMMHEDLRDRLFLETEVRNAVLRQEFVLHYQPKVCCGSGRITGVEALIRWHHPQRGLVPPDHFIPLLEETGLIVPVGRWVIEEATRQLAAWQGMGYNLPGISVNLSARQLQSDTLIDDVAEALALSELNAACLDLEITESMLMQNAEAAINRLNALKRMGVTLSLDDFGTGYSSLAYLKSFPLDALKVDRSFVQDIAADPDDASITRAVITMAHHLKLKVIAEGVETSEQLALLISHQCDMIQGYFFSRPLAADALALLLAEDKRLPTNLLRSTTRSPMVLFVAVDGFDEVISLLKRDGHRVCVAADYPSAMTWLGDNVADVLVCAEPSADFDAAAVILRAEQLQPLCERILVTSTARQADEAVSALACSSLIHRTIHLPVAVEAFRQVVEDALARRHVSDEYQRLSHEVEIAERELVRIEEERRRLASENAALQEREGQGYQILQEVLAELANPVIGLDDDNMVVLVNDAAQACLAAYPGMPLDELLPGVSLFCDNGCLQAGGRKYSYRSRRVMLGSSASGRLLLLEEKRT is encoded by the coding sequence TTGGAGGTCCATCCGCAGCACGAATTGTCCGGCCCCCTCAGGGTTCTTCTGATCGAGGGGGAGGGTGAGCCATGGCTGGCCATCCTTCGCGACAATGGCTATATCGTGCACTTTCGGCGGCACGACCGGCGTGCAGACATCGAGGCTGCACTGACTGCCGAGACCTGGGATCTGATCCTGCTCAGTTGCGATCTGCCCGACCTGACACCAACGCAAGCGATGGACCTGCTGCGCCGGATGGTTCCGACGACACCGGTTGTCCTGACCATCGAACGGGGATCGACTACCTTTCCCGGCGATGTGCTCGAAGGCGGGGCGCGCGATTTTGCTTTCAAATCGAATCCGACCCGGTTGCTGGCGGCCATCCGCCGCGAGTGTCCCGGCCTGATGTTGCGTCGGGTCAGCGACCGGCGTGGCGGCGCACACGGCTCGTCTGCCCACATCGACGAGGGTGAGGCGCGTTTCATGCAACTGGCCAGCAACAGCCCGGAATGCTACTGGCTGGTCGATGCCGAAACGCAACGCGTCACCTATGTCAGCAAAGCCTATGAGCAGATCTGGGGGCACCGCGTCGAGTCGCTTTATGCCGATAATCAGGACTGGTACACCTTCGTTCATGAAGAGGATCGCCAGCGTTTGAGCGATGCAATGCACGTTCATCGACTGGGTGGCATGGACCTCAATTTCAGGGTGTTGCGCCCCGGCGAGCAGATTCGCTGGCTGCATGCCCGCAACTTTGCGGTGCGCGATGAAGAAGGTCTGATTGTCAGTGTCGGCGGTATCGCCAGTGACGTTACCCGCTTGCTTGGCGACCACAAGCAAGTGCACGATTTTGCCCATTTTGATGCGTTGACCGCGCTACCCAACCAGTTGATGTTCTACGATCAGGCGCGTCGCCTGATCGCACTCGCCAAGCGCAAGAAACTGCCGGTTGGGCTGGTGGTGATCGATCTTGATCGTTTCCACGATGTTAACCAGATGCTCGGTCGCACGTCGGGCGATGAATTCCTGCGCCAGGTGGCCGGACGCCTGGGTGAGTCCTTGCGGGAGTCGGACATTCTGGGGCGTCTCGGCGGGGATGTGTTTTCGATTCTCCTGCCGGATGTCAGTGATTCCGCCCAGGCAGGCATTGTGGTTCGTCGCCTGATTGAAACGTTGACGCAACCGGTGTGCATTGAAGGACATGAGATTTTTGCGACGGCCAGTGTCGGCGTGGTCTTTCATCCGCAGGACGGGCATGACACCCACGAACTGGTAAGCAATGCCGAAATTGCCATGCGTCATGCCAAAAGCCTTGGACGCAACGGTTTCCAGTTTTATTCGGCGATGATGCATGAGGATCTTCGCGACCGCCTGTTTCTTGAAACGGAAGTTCGCAATGCTGTTTTGCGACAGGAATTCGTGTTGCACTATCAGCCCAAGGTCTGCTGCGGCAGTGGCCGGATCACCGGGGTCGAGGCATTGATCCGCTGGCATCATCCGCAGCGTGGCCTGGTTCCGCCTGACCATTTCATTCCGCTGCTTGAGGAAACCGGCTTGATTGTGCCGGTCGGGCGCTGGGTCATCGAGGAGGCCACCCGTCAGCTGGCTGCCTGGCAAGGCATGGGTTACAACCTGCCAGGCATTTCGGTCAATCTGTCGGCCCGCCAGTTGCAGTCGGATACGCTGATCGACGATGTGGCCGAGGCGTTGGCGCTCAGTGAGCTGAATGCCGCTTGCCTCGATCTGGAAATCACCGAGAGCATGTTGATGCAGAACGCAGAGGCTGCGATCAATCGGCTTAATGCGCTGAAACGCATGGGGGTCACGCTTTCGCTCGATGATTTTGGAACAGGTTATTCGAGTCTCGCCTATCTCAAGAGCTTTCCGCTCGACGCACTCAAGGTCGATCGCTCCTTCGTCCAGGATATTGCGGCCGATCCGGACGATGCTTCAATCACGCGGGCCGTGATCACCATGGCGCATCACCTCAAGCTCAAGGTAATTGCCGAAGGCGTCGAAACCTCGGAGCAACTGGCCCTGTTGATCTCGCATCAATGCGACATGATCCAGGGGTATTTCTTCTCCCGTCCGCTGGCTGCCGATGCACTGGCTTTGCTGCTGGCCGAAGACAAGCGCTTGCCGACCAATTTGTTGCGTTCGACGACTCGTTCGCCGATGGTGCTGTTTGTCGCGGTCGACGGCTTTGACGAGGTGATTTCGCTGCTCAAGCGCGATGGTCATCGCGTCTGCGTCGCCGCAGACTATCCGTCAGCGATGACTTGGCTGGGTGATAACGTGGCCGATGTCCTGGTTTGCGCCGAGCCGAGTGCCGATTTCGATGCGGCCGCGGTCATTCTGCGTGCGGAGCAACTCCAGCCGCTTTGTGAGCGCATTCTGGTCACCAGCACAGCGCGGCAGGCCGATGAGGCAGTCAGCGCGCTGGCGTGCTCCAGCCTGATTCATCGAACCATTCACCTGCCGGTCGCTGTCGAGGCTTTTCGGCAAGTTGTCGAAGATGCGCTTGCCCGGCGCCATGTCAGCGACGAATACCAACGCTTGTCGCACGAGGTTGAAATTGCCGAACGGGAACTGGTACGCATCGAAGAGGAGCGTCGTCGACTGGCCAGCGAGAATGCCGCCTTGCAGGAGCGCGAGGGGCAGGGCTACCAGATTCTCCAGGAAGTTCTTGCCGAGCTTGCCAACCCGGTGATCGGTCTCGATGACGACAATATGGTGGTCTTGGTCAATGATGCAGCGCAGGCCTGTCTTGCTGCTTACCCAGGTATGCCGCTCGATGAATTATTGCCAGGGGTGAGCCTGTTTTGTGACAATGGATGCCTGCAAGCAGGCGGCCGTAAATATTCGTATCGCTCGCGACGTGTCATGCTTGGCAGTTCGGCCAGCGGACGCCTGCTCTTGCTCGAGGAAAAAAGAACATGA
- the ompR gene encoding two-component system response regulator OmpR codes for MNENSNHILVVDDDTRLRELLTRYLGEQGFEVKAVADGQQMDKLRSREHFHLIVLDLMMPGEDGLTICRRLRGTGDQTPIIMLTAKGDEVDRIVGLEMGADDYLPKPFNPRELLARIHAVLRRQGNRPPGAPDEESETIRFGNIEVDLAARTLKRGEESLPLTTGEFAVLKVLLHHPRQPLSRDKLMTLARGREQGPFDRAIDVQVSRLRKLIESDPTQPRYLQTVWGFGYVFVPDGTSREA; via the coding sequence ATGAACGAAAACAGCAACCACATACTTGTTGTCGACGACGACACCCGCCTGCGCGAACTGCTGACCCGCTACCTGGGAGAACAAGGTTTCGAGGTCAAGGCCGTGGCCGATGGACAGCAGATGGACAAACTGCGCAGTCGTGAGCATTTTCACCTGATCGTGCTCGACCTGATGATGCCCGGCGAAGACGGCCTGACCATCTGTCGCCGCCTGCGCGGCACCGGCGACCAGACACCGATCATCATGCTGACGGCCAAGGGTGACGAAGTCGACCGCATCGTCGGACTTGAAATGGGCGCCGACGATTATCTGCCGAAGCCCTTCAACCCGCGCGAACTGCTCGCCCGCATTCACGCCGTGCTGCGTCGCCAGGGCAACCGCCCGCCAGGCGCCCCCGACGAAGAAAGTGAAACGATCCGTTTCGGCAACATCGAAGTCGATCTTGCCGCACGAACACTCAAGCGCGGCGAGGAATCCCTGCCCCTGACCACCGGCGAATTCGCTGTTCTCAAGGTCTTGCTGCATCACCCGCGCCAGCCGCTATCGCGCGACAAACTGATGACGCTGGCGCGTGGCCGCGAACAGGGGCCGTTCGATCGGGCGATTGACGTTCAGGTATCGCGCCTGCGCAAACTGATCGAAAGCGACCCGACCCAACCGCGCTACCTGCAAACAGTCTGGGGATTCGGTTACGTTTTCGTTCCGGACGGCACCAGTCGCGAGGCATGA
- the ispF gene encoding 2-C-methyl-D-erythritol 2,4-cyclodiphosphate synthase, translated as MNIRVGQGYDVHQLVAGRKLILGGVEIPHATGLLGHSDADALLHAITDALLGAVALGDIGRHFPDTDPRYKGADSRVLLRGAVALLAEKGWRPVNVDATLIAQQPKLAPHAAAMVANVAVDLGISVDSVNIKGKTNEKLGYLGREEAIEAQAVVLVEKIPGG; from the coding sequence ATGAACATCCGGGTCGGGCAGGGTTACGACGTTCACCAACTGGTTGCCGGCCGCAAGCTGATTCTCGGCGGCGTCGAAATTCCGCATGCCACTGGTTTGCTCGGTCACTCCGACGCTGATGCATTGCTGCACGCGATTACCGATGCCTTGCTCGGCGCCGTCGCGCTAGGCGATATTGGTCGCCATTTTCCGGATACCGATCCGCGCTATAAAGGCGCTGACAGTCGTGTGCTGCTGCGTGGAGCGGTCGCCTTGCTGGCCGAAAAGGGCTGGCGTCCGGTCAATGTCGATGCGACGCTGATTGCCCAGCAACCGAAACTTGCACCGCACGCAGCGGCGATGGTGGCCAATGTCGCGGTCGACCTCGGTATTTCGGTCGATTCGGTCAATATCAAGGGAAAAACCAACGAAAAACTCGGTTATCTCGGACGCGAAGAAGCGATCGAGGCCCAGGCCGTGGTACTGGTCGAAAAGATTCCCGGCGGCTAG
- a CDS encoding ATP-binding protein — protein MMPRTLLARTFLLLATLVLLTTAAWLSLFRYIEAEPRARETAQLAASAVNLIRASLFAAAPEKRLGLFNEFSTREGIRLLPAEPEDEIETMPDHRFVRLLQRELSARLGPHTRIAASVDGVNGFWISFRLDEHDDEEYWLVLPSERAARNIAGHWLIWGTLAFILALGVAWLIASRISRPLKAMARSAEAVGRGLIPTPLPENGAEELSRLASAFNTMADDLARHEKDRSEVLAGISHDLRTPLTRLRLEAEMSIADNTARQAIVSDIEQMDTVISQFMDYARTESGETPVTCDLAALLTTIGERQGYLGRHLTIEAESLPTISARPIALGRAIGNLIDNAWKYGATEIRLHAATVDDQIRIEIIDNGPGIPATEVERLKRPFTRLDNARTNASGTGLGLAIVERIARLHGGQLNLLPAPSGGLLARLSIPVRH, from the coding sequence ATGATGCCACGCACCCTGCTGGCCCGTACCTTTTTGTTGCTGGCAACGCTGGTCCTGTTGACCACCGCTGCCTGGCTCAGCCTTTTTCGCTATATCGAGGCTGAACCACGAGCGCGCGAAACCGCGCAACTGGCCGCTTCCGCGGTCAACCTGATCCGCGCATCACTTTTCGCTGCCGCACCTGAAAAACGCTTGGGCCTGTTCAATGAGTTTTCGACGCGTGAAGGAATTCGCCTGCTGCCGGCGGAACCAGAGGACGAGATCGAAACCATGCCGGACCACCGTTTTGTCCGCCTGCTGCAACGCGAACTGAGCGCCAGACTCGGCCCGCACACCCGGATTGCCGCCAGCGTCGACGGCGTCAACGGTTTCTGGATCAGTTTCCGGCTCGACGAGCACGATGATGAAGAATACTGGCTGGTTCTGCCCAGCGAACGAGCGGCACGCAATATCGCCGGACATTGGCTGATCTGGGGAACGCTGGCCTTCATCCTGGCTCTTGGCGTTGCCTGGTTGATTGCTTCGCGCATCAGCCGGCCGCTCAAGGCCATGGCCCGTTCAGCCGAAGCTGTTGGACGCGGCCTGATTCCGACGCCGTTGCCGGAAAACGGCGCCGAAGAACTTTCCCGGCTGGCCTCCGCCTTCAACACCATGGCAGACGACCTGGCACGCCACGAAAAGGATCGTTCCGAAGTACTGGCCGGAATTTCGCATGACTTGCGCACGCCGCTGACCCGACTACGTCTCGAAGCCGAAATGAGCATCGCTGACAATACGGCTCGTCAGGCTATCGTTTCCGACATCGAACAGATGGATACCGTGATCTCGCAGTTCATGGATTACGCCCGTACGGAATCCGGCGAGACGCCTGTCACCTGCGACCTGGCCGCACTTTTGACGACCATCGGCGAGCGCCAGGGTTATCTTGGCCGGCACTTGACCATCGAAGCCGAGTCGCTGCCGACAATTTCAGCCCGCCCCATCGCCTTGGGCCGAGCGATCGGCAATCTGATCGACAATGCCTGGAAATACGGCGCCACGGAGATCCGCCTGCACGCTGCTACGGTCGACGACCAAATCCGCATCGAAATCATCGACAACGGCCCGGGAATTCCAGCAACTGAAGTTGAGCGCCTGAAACGGCCATTTACACGGCTCGACAACGCACGCACCAATGCCAGCGGCACCGGACTGGGGCTGGCCATCGTCGAACGCATTGCACGTTTGCATGGTGGCCAGCTCAACTTGCTGCCGGCGCCCTCAGGCGGACTGCTGGCCCGCCTGAGTATTCCTGTCAGGCATTGA
- the tsaB gene encoding tRNA (adenosine(37)-N6)-threonylcarbamoyltransferase complex dimerization subunit type 1 TsaB, whose translation MLILALETSTELGSCALWRDGEITERICPLGRSHSETLLPLVRELLADAGLKLAQLDAIAFGAGPGAFTGLRVACAAAQGLAVAADLPVIPVSSLETMAAAVGAERVLALLDARMGEVYAGCYQLADGKYSLLGDIRVSPPAELVFPAGAGWLACGNGPEAYPLLQQGLDDADIPVRRGVMPQAAILAHLAAERAERGEWIGAADAAPLYVRNKVAKTVAERLSEGGRA comes from the coding sequence ATGCTTATCCTTGCTCTGGAAACCTCGACTGAACTTGGTTCGTGCGCCCTTTGGCGCGACGGTGAAATTACCGAGCGAATTTGCCCGCTGGGTCGTTCGCACTCCGAAACCTTGTTGCCACTGGTGCGCGAGTTGCTGGCCGACGCTGGCTTGAAGCTGGCGCAACTCGACGCGATCGCTTTTGGGGCCGGCCCCGGTGCATTCACCGGGTTGCGCGTGGCTTGTGCTGCCGCACAAGGCCTGGCCGTAGCGGCCGATCTCCCGGTGATCCCCGTTTCCAGTCTTGAAACCATGGCCGCAGCGGTGGGCGCCGAGCGCGTGCTGGCCCTGCTTGATGCGCGTATGGGCGAGGTTTACGCCGGGTGTTATCAGTTGGCCGACGGGAAATACTCGCTGCTGGGCGATATTCGCGTTTCCCCACCAGCCGAACTTGTTTTTCCGGCAGGAGCCGGCTGGCTGGCGTGTGGCAATGGCCCGGAAGCCTATCCGCTTTTGCAGCAAGGGCTCGACGATGCCGACATTCCTGTGCGCCGTGGCGTCATGCCGCAGGCGGCTATTCTGGCTCACTTGGCAGCCGAACGGGCCGAGCGCGGCGAATGGATCGGTGCGGCGGATGCCGCGCCGCTTTATGTGCGCAACAAGGTGGCCAAAACAGTAGCCGAACGCTTGAGCGAGGGAGGGCGGGCATGA
- a CDS encoding HDOD domain-containing protein, whose protein sequence is MTLLNRDQVVTKLKQLPSLPSAVSELLASFGNEDVDIGEIAHKISRDQGLTARVLRVANSSFYGLQSKVGTINDAVVVLGFRAVRSMVLAVGMNSVLRVDQCPGFDAQAYLRHCVGVGLAARSLAQLTGHNPELAFTGGILHDIGKLVLASNFSAQYAETLAYRKKHDCFMVLAERDVLGMDHAEVGGLLAEAWRFPPALYEAVAEHHAPAASAAGSLADLIHLADAMTHGLGLANSSDEMVMPVDPTAWLRLGLNSEKLTRVLTQVVADMDETCQALNA, encoded by the coding sequence ATGACCTTGCTGAACCGTGACCAGGTTGTCACCAAGCTCAAGCAGCTTCCTTCTCTGCCATCTGCCGTTTCCGAACTGCTGGCTTCGTTCGGCAACGAGGATGTCGATATCGGTGAAATTGCCCACAAGATATCGCGTGACCAGGGGCTGACCGCCAGAGTCCTGCGGGTTGCCAATTCTTCGTTCTACGGTTTGCAAAGCAAGGTTGGAACGATCAACGATGCGGTGGTTGTGCTCGGTTTCCGGGCGGTACGCAGCATGGTCCTGGCCGTTGGCATGAACAGCGTGCTGCGCGTTGATCAATGTCCGGGATTCGATGCGCAGGCTTATTTGCGGCATTGCGTCGGTGTTGGTCTGGCGGCACGCAGTCTGGCCCAGTTGACCGGCCATAATCCGGAACTGGCCTTTACCGGCGGCATCCTGCACGATATCGGCAAACTGGTCCTGGCCTCCAATTTTTCGGCGCAGTACGCTGAAACGCTGGCGTATCGCAAGAAGCACGATTGTTTCATGGTGCTTGCCGAGCGCGATGTCCTCGGTATGGATCACGCCGAAGTGGGCGGTTTGCTGGCTGAAGCCTGGCGTTTCCCGCCGGCGCTTTATGAAGCGGTGGCCGAGCACCATGCGCCGGCCGCTTCCGCGGCAGGTTCGCTGGCCGATCTCATCCATCTGGCCGATGCCATGACGCATGGTCTCGGCTTGGCCAATTCGTCGGATGAAATGGTCATGCCGGTTGATCCGACTGCCTGGTTACGCCTGGGGCTGAATAGCGAAAAGTTGACCCGTGTATTGACCCAGGTGGTGGCTGATATGGATGAAACCTGCCAGGCGCTCAATGCCTGA
- a CDS encoding DUF3106 domain-containing protein, producing MKRRSIPLILLLLSLLGSADSVWAQGYWRELPPDERRQMRQQMREHWRELPPEDRQRWREQRQERRESFQQMAPDDRSRLRDELRSRRESPDGGSQRHGPQNSLGGNRY from the coding sequence ATGAAACGCCGTTCCATTCCCCTGATTCTGCTGCTTCTGAGCCTGCTTGGCTCGGCTGACAGCGTCTGGGCGCAAGGCTACTGGCGGGAGCTACCGCCCGATGAACGCCGTCAAATGCGTCAGCAAATGCGCGAGCACTGGCGTGAGTTGCCACCGGAGGATCGGCAGCGCTGGCGCGAACAACGCCAAGAGCGCCGGGAAAGTTTTCAGCAAATGGCACCGGATGATCGTAGTCGTTTGCGTGACGAGTTACGCAGCCGCCGGGAAAGTCCCGATGGCGGTTCGCAGCGTCATGGACCGCAAAACAGCTTGGGTGGCAATCGCTATTAA
- a CDS encoding MgtC/SapB family protein, producing the protein MSFVVPELAAPVQAFATALGLGLLIGLERERRPDSAAGLRTFALVAMLGCLFALLSERTGGPWMLATGLLVVAGAMIASNFSTQQEEQYRGFTSEAAIVITYGLGAATWYGYATLAVMLAIATTILLYFKAELRRFSERTTPKDLNSILQFAVLSLVILPILPSADFGPYNAINPRQIWWMVVLISGLALSGYLALRIIGARHGAALLGIFGGLASSTATTMMFSRHARDHNHLIRMSAIVILIANVMVMLRLGLISSVVAPNLLAQIAVVFACGIIPGVLMALYGWKVLNAGGELPMPEVKNPTELKTAISFGLLYAFVLLASAWLQDVAGNSGLYIVALASGLTDADASVLSTLRMFNLEKISSGQAVIAITLALLANLVFKIGLVISIGGQKLARHALPGLLAIGAGMAGGLLLV; encoded by the coding sequence ATGAGTTTCGTCGTTCCGGAACTGGCCGCACCCGTTCAAGCCTTTGCAACGGCGCTCGGCCTTGGTCTGCTGATCGGCCTCGAACGCGAGCGTCGGCCGGACTCGGCTGCCGGCCTGCGGACATTTGCGCTGGTCGCGATGCTCGGCTGCCTGTTTGCCCTGCTCAGCGAAAGAACCGGTGGGCCATGGATGCTGGCAACCGGACTGCTGGTCGTCGCCGGCGCAATGATCGCCTCGAACTTTTCGACGCAACAGGAAGAACAATATCGCGGCTTCACCTCGGAAGCGGCCATCGTCATTACCTACGGACTGGGTGCCGCCACCTGGTATGGTTACGCAACGCTGGCCGTGATGCTGGCCATCGCGACGACCATCCTGCTTTATTTCAAGGCGGAGTTGCGTCGATTCAGTGAGCGGACAACGCCGAAAGACCTGAATTCGATACTCCAGTTTGCCGTACTGTCACTGGTCATCCTGCCGATCCTGCCGAGCGCCGACTTTGGCCCTTACAACGCCATCAATCCACGTCAAATATGGTGGATGGTCGTACTGATCTCTGGCCTGGCGCTTTCCGGCTACCTCGCACTGCGCATCATTGGCGCCCGTCACGGTGCGGCCCTGCTCGGCATTTTCGGCGGCCTGGCCTCGTCGACCGCAACCACCATGATGTTTTCGCGCCACGCCCGCGATCACAACCACTTGATCCGCATGTCGGCCATCGTCATCCTGATCGCCAACGTCATGGTCATGCTGCGCCTCGGCCTGATTTCCAGCGTTGTCGCCCCTAACCTGCTAGCCCAGATTGCCGTCGTTTTTGCCTGCGGCATCATCCCTGGCGTACTGATGGCGCTCTATGGCTGGAAGGTCCTCAATGCCGGGGGCGAACTGCCGATGCCCGAAGTCAAGAATCCAACCGAACTGAAAACAGCCATTTCCTTCGGCCTGCTTTACGCCTTCGTCCTGCTCGCCTCAGCCTGGCTGCAGGATGTGGCCGGCAACAGCGGCCTGTATATCGTCGCCCTCGCCTCCGGTCTGACCGACGCCGATGCCAGCGTGCTGTCCACGCTGCGCATGTTCAATCTCGAAAAAATCTCCAGCGGACAAGCCGTCATCGCCATCACCCTGGCCCTGCTGGCCAATCTGGTCTTCAAGATCGGGCTGGTCATCAGTATCGGCGGACAAAAGCTGGCGCGCCATGCGCTGCCCGGCCTCCTGGCCATCGGCGCCGGTATGGCTGGCGGCTTGTTGCTGGTCTGA
- the ispD gene encoding 2-C-methyl-D-erythritol 4-phosphate cytidylyltransferase, whose protein sequence is MPRHFAIVPAAGSGSRFGAEKPKQYLSLLGRPLIYHTLAALVACPDIDRVWVVLSPDDPYWGQYDWSDLGAKLETLRCGGATRADSVNNGLQAAAMVASPEDWVLVHDAARPCLSAEMLAALFSQLADDPVGGILAVPVADTLKRADAGQRVAATEPRDGLWQAQTPQMFRYGRLLEALEKCREVTDEAGAIEALGFQPKLVRGDATNLKVTYPADLVLAAMILRGRK, encoded by the coding sequence ATGCCACGTCATTTCGCAATCGTACCCGCTGCCGGTAGCGGCTCCCGCTTCGGCGCAGAAAAACCCAAACAGTACTTGAGCCTGCTCGGCCGACCGCTGATCTATCACACGCTGGCCGCCTTGGTTGCCTGTCCGGATATCGACCGCGTCTGGGTCGTGCTCTCGCCGGATGATCCTTACTGGGGCCAGTACGACTGGTCCGATCTCGGTGCCAAGCTCGAAACGCTGCGCTGCGGCGGGGCAACCCGGGCCGACAGCGTCAATAATGGCTTGCAGGCCGCGGCCATGGTCGCCTCACCGGAAGACTGGGTGCTGGTCCATGATGCGGCGCGCCCCTGTCTGAGTGCCGAAATGCTGGCTGCACTTTTCAGCCAGCTGGCCGATGATCCGGTTGGCGGCATTCTTGCCGTGCCGGTCGCCGATACGCTGAAACGGGCCGATGCCGGACAACGCGTCGCCGCAACCGAGCCGCGTGACGGCTTGTGGCAGGCGCAGACGCCGCAGATGTTCCGCTACGGTCGACTGCTCGAAGCACTCGAAAAATGCCGCGAAGTCACCGATGAGGCCGGTGCCATCGAAGCCCTTGGTTTCCAGCCGAAACTGGTGCGCGGCGATGCGACCAATCTGAAAGTGACTTATCCGGCCGATCTGGTGTTGGCCGCCATGATTCTCAGGGGAAGAAAATGA